The following are encoded together in the Vespa velutina chromosome 3, iVesVel2.1, whole genome shotgun sequence genome:
- the LOC124947775 gene encoding breast cancer anti-estrogen resistance protein 3 homolog isoform X2, translating to MGKNASKLKSRRTQSIAWSFRFPSMGTLQNLGASGRRRKRGFSSSSSCKDLRRQRHTIHLQPEVIIQKEPCLIVTPPSPENFIRANQRSVEEVEEEEEEGEEEVAEEEKSDRREDSDACLLHREISLSKGPESNNNLNPPMEQPEESTRKLLERELRLLDPRDLRSHAWYHGCTLRGGRKGAEAEVPNDGDFLVRDCASQPGNYVLTVRWKGQPLHFVINRVVIQPETVYERAQYQFEDEAFDTVADLITFYVGSGRPISQASGARIITPKPRSVPLTCVSGGPTVNQHGSSPSSSSLSTGSPPRLPRKQQRSHSLTAQHHVPDQHGANRETGSQQANAPIQSSTLPRIPPIQSQPPSCSLSLGRQKIIRVISDPALQQQQQQLQQQQQQHQPLNHQNTIAGSAPPKPPRVPYVGNHQQHHHHRHHHHQGYQASGSDSGNGSGDSEFETNNSGGTSQPSSSAPIKGVVIRSHYNTSNDGTNGNNGNEYELSAEEQLVVAAPSLEVTTVLDIEGFSTLLLPAGEHRPLDPTALRGVSGMLHDSAPRVLASHLTRIDLEVALQPGSGNRSGLSGIELATLPHGRQARMDLIERSECLKLLVAVTVLAGATAIERAATISKWIKVAIDTKTALGNLYGFCGVMLGLCLPQIQRLANTWHLLRQKHTEEAFSFEAKLRPTLRAMNECTNPQAPNTTLPHLLPIALLEERGPEDVLGTVAPSGLAAAILSPWENSAPDCGLSIVWSHLEAARKLAESLPLFRRNAEIALEGCRSDELLSDAFRTEFHIKFLWGSRGATVAPEERHLKFSQVLDAMFDKCSASEVSA from the exons ATGGGAAAAAACGCCAGCAAGTTGAAGTCGCGTAGAACTCAAA GCATAGCATGGAGTTTTCGATTTCCGTCGATGGGCACCCTACAAAATTTAGGTGCCAGCGGACGACGCCGCAAGAGaggcttttcttcttcgagctCTTGCAAGGATCTTCGACGGCAAAGACATACGATTCATCTACAGCCAGAAGTGATTATTCAAAAGGAACCATGCCTGATCGTGACTCCACCGTCGCCAGAGAATTTCATTAGGGCTAATCAAAG ATCGGTGGAGGAAgtcgaagaagaggaggaggaaggagaggaggaggtggcggaggaggagaagagtgATAGAAGGGAGGATAGCGACGCATGTCTTCTACATCGAGAGATATCTCTCTCGAAAGGACCCGAGAGCAACAATAATTTAAATCCACCAATG GAGCAACCGGAAGAATCGACGCGGAAACTGTTAGAAAGAGAATTGCGGCTTTTAGATCCACGTGATTTACGCTCGCACGCTTGGTATCATGGTTGCACGCTCCGAGGTGGTAGAAAAGGTGCTGAAGCAGAAGTACCCAACGACGGTGATTTCCTCGTCAGGGATTGTGCCTCGCAACCAGGCAACTATGTTCTCACCGTACGATGGAAGGGACAGCCGCTTCATTTCGTCATAAACAGA GTCGTAATTCAGCCGGAAACGGTCTACGAGAGAGCACAATACCAGTTTGAGGACGAAGCCTTCGACACGGTCGCCGATCTGATAACCTTTTATGTCGGTAGTGGTAGGCCGATAAGTCAAGCGAGCGGTGCTCGAATCATAACTCCAAAGCCAAGATCGGTGCCACTGACCTGTGTAAGCGGTGGCCCTACTGTTAATCAACATGGTTCGAGTCCATCCTCGTCGTCTTTGTCGACTGGTTCACCACCGCGATTGCCAAGGAAGCAACAACGTAGCCATTCCTTGACAGCGCAACACCACGTACCAGATCAGCATGGAGCCAACAGAGAGACTGGAAGTCAGCAAGCAAATGCTCCAATACAATCGAGTACATTACCAAGAATACCACCTATACAGAGTCAACCACCTTCGTGTTCGTTGTCATTGGGCCGTCAAAAAATTATCAGAGTGATCTCGGATCCAGCGCttcaacaacagcaacaacagttgcagcaacaacagcagcaacatcaGCCATTGAATCATCAAAATACGATAGCGGGTTCTGCTCCGCCGAAACCACCAAGAGTACCGTACGTTGGTAATCATCagcaacatcatcatcatcgccatcatcatcatcagggTTATCAAGCTTCCGGAAGTGATAGTGGCAACGGATCAGGGGATAGTGAATTCGAGACCAATAACTCGGGCGGTACCAGTCAACCGTCATCGTCCGCACCCATAAAAGGTGTGGTCATACGAAGTCATTACAATACCAGTAACGACGGTACAAATGGTAATAATGGCAATGAATATGAGCTAAGTGCCGAGGAACAGCTCGTAGTCGCTGCTCCTTCGTTAGAAGTCACGACGGTGCTCGATATCGAAGGTTTCTCGACTCTTTTATTACCAGCTGGAGAACATCGGCCTCTAGATCCGACCGCGCTAAGAGGCGTCTCGGGGATGTTGCACGATTCGGCACCGAGGGTCTTAGCGTCGCACCTCACCAGGATCGATCTCGAAGTCGCCCTTCAGCCTGGTTCTGGCAATCGTAGTGGATTGAGCGGAATCGAATTAGCAACGCTGCCTCACGGTAGACAAGCTAGGATGGATCTTATCGAAAGGTCCGAGTGTTTAAAGCTTCTAGTCGCGGTGACCGTTCTAGCCGGTGCTACGGCAATCGAGAGAGCGGCGACGATCAGTAAATGGATAAAGGTTGCGATAGATACCAAAACGGCTCTAGGAAATCTTTATGGTTTCTGCGGTGTAATGCTTGGCTTATGCCTCCCACAAATACAGAGATTGGCAAATACGTGGCATCTTCTCAGGCAAAAGCATACGGAAGAAGCTTTTAGCTTCGAAGCTAAGCTAAGGCCTACTCTTCGTGCCATGAACGAATGCACGAATCCTCAAGCGCCTAATACGACGTTACCCCACCTTCTACCAATCGCTTTGCTTGAGGAACGTGGCCCAGAGGATGTTCTCG GAACTGTAGCACCTTCTGGACTAGCAGCAGCGATACTCTCGCCTTGGGAAAACTCTGCACCCGATTGCGGTCTTTCCATAGTTTGGTCTCATCTAGAAGCTGCGCGTAAACTCGCCGAGAGCTTGCCATTGTTCCGACGAAACGCTGAGATCGCTTTGGAAGGTTGTAGAAGTGACGAATTGCTATCTGATGCGTTTCGAACGGAGTTTCACATAAAGTTTTTATGGGGTAGTCGGGGTGCGACGGTGGCACCCGAGGAAAGGCATCTCAAGTTCAGTCAGGTCCTGGACGCAATGTTCGACAAGTGCTCCGCTAGCGAAGTATCGgcgtaa
- the LOC124947775 gene encoding breast cancer anti-estrogen resistance protein 3 homolog isoform X1, which yields MGKNASKLKSRRTQSIAWSFRFPSMGTLQNLGASGRRRKRGFSSSSSCKDLRRQRHTIHLQPEVIIQKEPCLIVTPPSPENFIRANQRSVEEVEEEEEEGEEEVAEEEKSDRREDSDACLLHREISLSKGPESNNNLNPPMRITMREVTLTFLQEQPEESTRKLLERELRLLDPRDLRSHAWYHGCTLRGGRKGAEAEVPNDGDFLVRDCASQPGNYVLTVRWKGQPLHFVINRVVIQPETVYERAQYQFEDEAFDTVADLITFYVGSGRPISQASGARIITPKPRSVPLTCVSGGPTVNQHGSSPSSSSLSTGSPPRLPRKQQRSHSLTAQHHVPDQHGANRETGSQQANAPIQSSTLPRIPPIQSQPPSCSLSLGRQKIIRVISDPALQQQQQQLQQQQQQHQPLNHQNTIAGSAPPKPPRVPYVGNHQQHHHHRHHHHQGYQASGSDSGNGSGDSEFETNNSGGTSQPSSSAPIKGVVIRSHYNTSNDGTNGNNGNEYELSAEEQLVVAAPSLEVTTVLDIEGFSTLLLPAGEHRPLDPTALRGVSGMLHDSAPRVLASHLTRIDLEVALQPGSGNRSGLSGIELATLPHGRQARMDLIERSECLKLLVAVTVLAGATAIERAATISKWIKVAIDTKTALGNLYGFCGVMLGLCLPQIQRLANTWHLLRQKHTEEAFSFEAKLRPTLRAMNECTNPQAPNTTLPHLLPIALLEERGPEDVLGTVAPSGLAAAILSPWENSAPDCGLSIVWSHLEAARKLAESLPLFRRNAEIALEGCRSDELLSDAFRTEFHIKFLWGSRGATVAPEERHLKFSQVLDAMFDKCSASEVSA from the exons ATGGGAAAAAACGCCAGCAAGTTGAAGTCGCGTAGAACTCAAA GCATAGCATGGAGTTTTCGATTTCCGTCGATGGGCACCCTACAAAATTTAGGTGCCAGCGGACGACGCCGCAAGAGaggcttttcttcttcgagctCTTGCAAGGATCTTCGACGGCAAAGACATACGATTCATCTACAGCCAGAAGTGATTATTCAAAAGGAACCATGCCTGATCGTGACTCCACCGTCGCCAGAGAATTTCATTAGGGCTAATCAAAG ATCGGTGGAGGAAgtcgaagaagaggaggaggaaggagaggaggaggtggcggaggaggagaagagtgATAGAAGGGAGGATAGCGACGCATGTCTTCTACATCGAGAGATATCTCTCTCGAAAGGACCCGAGAGCAACAATAATTTAAATCCACCAATG CGAATAACGATGAGAGAAGTCACGCTGACGTTCTTACAGGAGCAACCGGAAGAATCGACGCGGAAACTGTTAGAAAGAGAATTGCGGCTTTTAGATCCACGTGATTTACGCTCGCACGCTTGGTATCATGGTTGCACGCTCCGAGGTGGTAGAAAAGGTGCTGAAGCAGAAGTACCCAACGACGGTGATTTCCTCGTCAGGGATTGTGCCTCGCAACCAGGCAACTATGTTCTCACCGTACGATGGAAGGGACAGCCGCTTCATTTCGTCATAAACAGA GTCGTAATTCAGCCGGAAACGGTCTACGAGAGAGCACAATACCAGTTTGAGGACGAAGCCTTCGACACGGTCGCCGATCTGATAACCTTTTATGTCGGTAGTGGTAGGCCGATAAGTCAAGCGAGCGGTGCTCGAATCATAACTCCAAAGCCAAGATCGGTGCCACTGACCTGTGTAAGCGGTGGCCCTACTGTTAATCAACATGGTTCGAGTCCATCCTCGTCGTCTTTGTCGACTGGTTCACCACCGCGATTGCCAAGGAAGCAACAACGTAGCCATTCCTTGACAGCGCAACACCACGTACCAGATCAGCATGGAGCCAACAGAGAGACTGGAAGTCAGCAAGCAAATGCTCCAATACAATCGAGTACATTACCAAGAATACCACCTATACAGAGTCAACCACCTTCGTGTTCGTTGTCATTGGGCCGTCAAAAAATTATCAGAGTGATCTCGGATCCAGCGCttcaacaacagcaacaacagttgcagcaacaacagcagcaacatcaGCCATTGAATCATCAAAATACGATAGCGGGTTCTGCTCCGCCGAAACCACCAAGAGTACCGTACGTTGGTAATCATCagcaacatcatcatcatcgccatcatcatcatcagggTTATCAAGCTTCCGGAAGTGATAGTGGCAACGGATCAGGGGATAGTGAATTCGAGACCAATAACTCGGGCGGTACCAGTCAACCGTCATCGTCCGCACCCATAAAAGGTGTGGTCATACGAAGTCATTACAATACCAGTAACGACGGTACAAATGGTAATAATGGCAATGAATATGAGCTAAGTGCCGAGGAACAGCTCGTAGTCGCTGCTCCTTCGTTAGAAGTCACGACGGTGCTCGATATCGAAGGTTTCTCGACTCTTTTATTACCAGCTGGAGAACATCGGCCTCTAGATCCGACCGCGCTAAGAGGCGTCTCGGGGATGTTGCACGATTCGGCACCGAGGGTCTTAGCGTCGCACCTCACCAGGATCGATCTCGAAGTCGCCCTTCAGCCTGGTTCTGGCAATCGTAGTGGATTGAGCGGAATCGAATTAGCAACGCTGCCTCACGGTAGACAAGCTAGGATGGATCTTATCGAAAGGTCCGAGTGTTTAAAGCTTCTAGTCGCGGTGACCGTTCTAGCCGGTGCTACGGCAATCGAGAGAGCGGCGACGATCAGTAAATGGATAAAGGTTGCGATAGATACCAAAACGGCTCTAGGAAATCTTTATGGTTTCTGCGGTGTAATGCTTGGCTTATGCCTCCCACAAATACAGAGATTGGCAAATACGTGGCATCTTCTCAGGCAAAAGCATACGGAAGAAGCTTTTAGCTTCGAAGCTAAGCTAAGGCCTACTCTTCGTGCCATGAACGAATGCACGAATCCTCAAGCGCCTAATACGACGTTACCCCACCTTCTACCAATCGCTTTGCTTGAGGAACGTGGCCCAGAGGATGTTCTCG GAACTGTAGCACCTTCTGGACTAGCAGCAGCGATACTCTCGCCTTGGGAAAACTCTGCACCCGATTGCGGTCTTTCCATAGTTTGGTCTCATCTAGAAGCTGCGCGTAAACTCGCCGAGAGCTTGCCATTGTTCCGACGAAACGCTGAGATCGCTTTGGAAGGTTGTAGAAGTGACGAATTGCTATCTGATGCGTTTCGAACGGAGTTTCACATAAAGTTTTTATGGGGTAGTCGGGGTGCGACGGTGGCACCCGAGGAAAGGCATCTCAAGTTCAGTCAGGTCCTGGACGCAATGTTCGACAAGTGCTCCGCTAGCGAAGTATCGgcgtaa
- the LOC124947784 gene encoding uncharacterized protein LOC124947784, which produces MSKSRNGGSKGSRSNSTESEDSSQQRLINSPLLSTSDTLGTNGNSFVLRNESTVPSSPPPSYQHVLEETRMRQSADNEGEEEMDEVEEYTKKQGQALKRYKPAVSGEGGGGSGCGPGGGGRQPVKGTEILHKSSKEFYRAVAKQWGITCKMSDHCRCFDCQSHYFDCEYDKDEHGKTDGGLGAGTPMFLTSMIHGTSCVLL; this is translated from the exons ATGTCGAAGTCGCGAAACGGCGGCAGTAAGGGTAGCCGCAGTAACAGCACAGAATCGGAAGATTCTAGCCAACAGCGTTTGATTAATTCACCACTCTTGTCGACATCGGATACACTCGGAACGAACGGCAACAGTTTTGTCTTGAGAAACGAATCAACGGTGCCGAGTTCGCCTCCGCCTTCTTATCAGCACGTTCTCGAAGAg ACGAGAATGAGGCAATCGGCTGATAATGAGGGGGAAGAGGAAATGGACGAGGTAGAAGAGTATACAAAAAAACAAGGACAAGCTTTGAAGAGGTACAAACCTGCTGTTAGCGGTGAaggaggtggtggtagtggttgCGGTCCAGGAGGTGGAGGGAGACAGCCTGTCAAAGGGACAGAAATTCTTCATAAATCGAGCAAAGAATTTTATAGAGCGGTTGCCAAACAATGGGGAATTACTTGTAAAATGAGCGATCATTGCAGATGTTTTGATTGTCAG AGTCATTACTTCGACTGCGAATATGATAAGGATGAGCATGGGAAAACCGACGGTGGATTGGGCGCCGGCACGCCGATGTTCCTTACCTCTATGATCCACGGCACGTCCTGTGTTCTCCTATAA
- the LOC124947775 gene encoding breast cancer anti-estrogen resistance protein 3 homolog isoform X3, protein MGTLQNLGASGRRRKRGFSSSSSCKDLRRQRHTIHLQPEVIIQKEPCLIVTPPSPENFIRANQRSVEEVEEEEEEGEEEVAEEEKSDRREDSDACLLHREISLSKGPESNNNLNPPMRITMREVTLTFLQEQPEESTRKLLERELRLLDPRDLRSHAWYHGCTLRGGRKGAEAEVPNDGDFLVRDCASQPGNYVLTVRWKGQPLHFVINRVVIQPETVYERAQYQFEDEAFDTVADLITFYVGSGRPISQASGARIITPKPRSVPLTCVSGGPTVNQHGSSPSSSSLSTGSPPRLPRKQQRSHSLTAQHHVPDQHGANRETGSQQANAPIQSSTLPRIPPIQSQPPSCSLSLGRQKIIRVISDPALQQQQQQLQQQQQQHQPLNHQNTIAGSAPPKPPRVPYVGNHQQHHHHRHHHHQGYQASGSDSGNGSGDSEFETNNSGGTSQPSSSAPIKGVVIRSHYNTSNDGTNGNNGNEYELSAEEQLVVAAPSLEVTTVLDIEGFSTLLLPAGEHRPLDPTALRGVSGMLHDSAPRVLASHLTRIDLEVALQPGSGNRSGLSGIELATLPHGRQARMDLIERSECLKLLVAVTVLAGATAIERAATISKWIKVAIDTKTALGNLYGFCGVMLGLCLPQIQRLANTWHLLRQKHTEEAFSFEAKLRPTLRAMNECTNPQAPNTTLPHLLPIALLEERGPEDVLGTVAPSGLAAAILSPWENSAPDCGLSIVWSHLEAARKLAESLPLFRRNAEIALEGCRSDELLSDAFRTEFHIKFLWGSRGATVAPEERHLKFSQVLDAMFDKCSASEVSA, encoded by the exons ATGGGCACCCTACAAAATTTAGGTGCCAGCGGACGACGCCGCAAGAGaggcttttcttcttcgagctCTTGCAAGGATCTTCGACGGCAAAGACATACGATTCATCTACAGCCAGAAGTGATTATTCAAAAGGAACCATGCCTGATCGTGACTCCACCGTCGCCAGAGAATTTCATTAGGGCTAATCAAAG ATCGGTGGAGGAAgtcgaagaagaggaggaggaaggagaggaggaggtggcggaggaggagaagagtgATAGAAGGGAGGATAGCGACGCATGTCTTCTACATCGAGAGATATCTCTCTCGAAAGGACCCGAGAGCAACAATAATTTAAATCCACCAATG CGAATAACGATGAGAGAAGTCACGCTGACGTTCTTACAGGAGCAACCGGAAGAATCGACGCGGAAACTGTTAGAAAGAGAATTGCGGCTTTTAGATCCACGTGATTTACGCTCGCACGCTTGGTATCATGGTTGCACGCTCCGAGGTGGTAGAAAAGGTGCTGAAGCAGAAGTACCCAACGACGGTGATTTCCTCGTCAGGGATTGTGCCTCGCAACCAGGCAACTATGTTCTCACCGTACGATGGAAGGGACAGCCGCTTCATTTCGTCATAAACAGA GTCGTAATTCAGCCGGAAACGGTCTACGAGAGAGCACAATACCAGTTTGAGGACGAAGCCTTCGACACGGTCGCCGATCTGATAACCTTTTATGTCGGTAGTGGTAGGCCGATAAGTCAAGCGAGCGGTGCTCGAATCATAACTCCAAAGCCAAGATCGGTGCCACTGACCTGTGTAAGCGGTGGCCCTACTGTTAATCAACATGGTTCGAGTCCATCCTCGTCGTCTTTGTCGACTGGTTCACCACCGCGATTGCCAAGGAAGCAACAACGTAGCCATTCCTTGACAGCGCAACACCACGTACCAGATCAGCATGGAGCCAACAGAGAGACTGGAAGTCAGCAAGCAAATGCTCCAATACAATCGAGTACATTACCAAGAATACCACCTATACAGAGTCAACCACCTTCGTGTTCGTTGTCATTGGGCCGTCAAAAAATTATCAGAGTGATCTCGGATCCAGCGCttcaacaacagcaacaacagttgcagcaacaacagcagcaacatcaGCCATTGAATCATCAAAATACGATAGCGGGTTCTGCTCCGCCGAAACCACCAAGAGTACCGTACGTTGGTAATCATCagcaacatcatcatcatcgccatcatcatcatcagggTTATCAAGCTTCCGGAAGTGATAGTGGCAACGGATCAGGGGATAGTGAATTCGAGACCAATAACTCGGGCGGTACCAGTCAACCGTCATCGTCCGCACCCATAAAAGGTGTGGTCATACGAAGTCATTACAATACCAGTAACGACGGTACAAATGGTAATAATGGCAATGAATATGAGCTAAGTGCCGAGGAACAGCTCGTAGTCGCTGCTCCTTCGTTAGAAGTCACGACGGTGCTCGATATCGAAGGTTTCTCGACTCTTTTATTACCAGCTGGAGAACATCGGCCTCTAGATCCGACCGCGCTAAGAGGCGTCTCGGGGATGTTGCACGATTCGGCACCGAGGGTCTTAGCGTCGCACCTCACCAGGATCGATCTCGAAGTCGCCCTTCAGCCTGGTTCTGGCAATCGTAGTGGATTGAGCGGAATCGAATTAGCAACGCTGCCTCACGGTAGACAAGCTAGGATGGATCTTATCGAAAGGTCCGAGTGTTTAAAGCTTCTAGTCGCGGTGACCGTTCTAGCCGGTGCTACGGCAATCGAGAGAGCGGCGACGATCAGTAAATGGATAAAGGTTGCGATAGATACCAAAACGGCTCTAGGAAATCTTTATGGTTTCTGCGGTGTAATGCTTGGCTTATGCCTCCCACAAATACAGAGATTGGCAAATACGTGGCATCTTCTCAGGCAAAAGCATACGGAAGAAGCTTTTAGCTTCGAAGCTAAGCTAAGGCCTACTCTTCGTGCCATGAACGAATGCACGAATCCTCAAGCGCCTAATACGACGTTACCCCACCTTCTACCAATCGCTTTGCTTGAGGAACGTGGCCCAGAGGATGTTCTCG GAACTGTAGCACCTTCTGGACTAGCAGCAGCGATACTCTCGCCTTGGGAAAACTCTGCACCCGATTGCGGTCTTTCCATAGTTTGGTCTCATCTAGAAGCTGCGCGTAAACTCGCCGAGAGCTTGCCATTGTTCCGACGAAACGCTGAGATCGCTTTGGAAGGTTGTAGAAGTGACGAATTGCTATCTGATGCGTTTCGAACGGAGTTTCACATAAAGTTTTTATGGGGTAGTCGGGGTGCGACGGTGGCACCCGAGGAAAGGCATCTCAAGTTCAGTCAGGTCCTGGACGCAATGTTCGACAAGTGCTCCGCTAGCGAAGTATCGgcgtaa